In a genomic window of Maricaulis maris MCS10:
- a CDS encoding efflux RND transporter periplasmic adaptor subunit, translating to MIGKPHLFAVIAATLAITACGNGGDRDSDRSSATEVDHDDGEQSAQVELSPEVASEAGIVTARATRTPLRQFLSLPAELRFDADRVAAVSPQVSGRIIQITATEGDLVSPNESLAILSSRELADLKAEFLTAATSENLAQQALAREETLFAERITPEADLQAARAALIAASAAREGVENKLIAVGVPRSELASLGDAPDLTLAQARLRAPIGGVVARRTAILGAAVSAEDASAPALFTIVDDSVLWADIAVYTQDAAIVEAGMAVVLRSETGAQLAEGVISTVLPTIDETSRMATARMVVDNSDRRMRPGQFATAEIATGADESRLQVPSAAIVEVAGRTSLFVPTDDGFAPRTVEPGTESGNQTVILSGLDEGEFYVSEGAFTLKAHLERDSFGDDDD from the coding sequence GCATCTATTCGCGGTCATCGCCGCTACTTTGGCCATTACCGCTTGTGGCAATGGTGGGGACCGAGACTCGGATCGTTCCTCCGCAACGGAAGTGGATCACGATGATGGCGAACAATCTGCCCAAGTTGAGTTAAGCCCGGAGGTGGCGTCAGAGGCTGGCATTGTGACCGCGCGCGCGACACGTACTCCCCTGAGACAGTTTCTCTCTCTCCCGGCCGAGTTGAGGTTTGATGCAGATCGCGTCGCCGCAGTCTCACCGCAAGTGAGCGGGCGGATCATCCAAATTACAGCGACCGAAGGCGATCTCGTCTCTCCCAATGAATCGCTGGCAATCCTCTCCAGTCGTGAACTCGCCGACCTGAAGGCTGAGTTTCTGACAGCCGCCACTTCCGAAAACCTTGCCCAGCAAGCCCTGGCACGTGAGGAAACGCTTTTTGCAGAGCGAATTACACCCGAGGCTGACCTGCAGGCTGCCCGCGCTGCGCTCATCGCGGCCAGCGCCGCACGCGAAGGCGTTGAGAACAAGCTCATTGCTGTGGGCGTTCCTCGCAGTGAGCTCGCATCTCTCGGCGATGCGCCCGACCTAACACTCGCCCAGGCCCGCCTTCGGGCTCCCATCGGCGGTGTGGTTGCGCGCCGAACAGCAATCCTTGGCGCAGCAGTATCGGCAGAAGACGCAAGCGCCCCAGCTCTCTTCACCATTGTTGATGACAGCGTCCTATGGGCTGACATAGCGGTCTACACGCAGGACGCAGCAATCGTTGAAGCCGGCATGGCCGTCGTCCTTCGGTCAGAAACGGGGGCTCAGTTAGCAGAAGGTGTGATTTCGACCGTTTTGCCGACGATAGACGAAACCTCGCGCATGGCGACCGCCCGCATGGTTGTGGACAATTCTGACCGGCGGATGCGCCCCGGTCAGTTCGCAACGGCTGAGATTGCAACCGGGGCCGACGAGAGCCGCCTCCAAGTGCCATCGGCGGCCATCGTTGAAGTTGCGGGTCGAACGAGTCTGTTCGTTCCAACTGATGACGGATTTGCGCCGCGGACCGTGGAGCCGGGAACTGAATCCGGCAACCAGACCGTGATCCTGTCTGGCCTCGATGAAGGAGAGTTCTACGTGTCAGAGGGTGCATTCACGCTCAAAGCACATCTCGAAAGAGACTCCTTCGGTGATGATGACGACTAG